GCAGGGCCGAGACCGGCGGAATGAACCAGGCCCCACTGGCGGCCTCGAGGGGAAGCCTAAGCCGGGTGCTCACCACGAACACCACCAGCAGGCCCACCAAAAAGATGAGCGGCATCCCCAGCCAAAAAAGCCCCTGGCCCAGGGGCACCGACCAAGGCCCCAGGGGCAGCGCCCGGGTGGCCAGGCTCATCACCAAGAGGGCGATGGGCAGCGTGGGCAGCATCTGCGAGAGCAGGGGGTGCTGCAGGTCGGAAAGCGCCGCCTGGGGGTAGCGCAGGAGCTTGGCCAGGTAAAGCCCCAGGAGGGCCAGAAGGCTCAGAAGGGCCAGCCAGTAGACCGGCAGGGCCAGCCCCATCAGCCCGAACTGGGCCAGGGCCTGGGCCAATACCCCGGTGCCCATCACCGAGGCAAACCAGGCCGGGTTTAGGTAGCGCACGCTGGGTTGCGCTGGAAGAGCGGCTTCCATGACCCCCCTAGTGCGCGGCGGCGTGCTCCTGTTCGGCCAAGTAGCGCTCGGCCATCATGGCCGCGCGGGTGCCGGCCCCCACGCTGGTGGAGAGCTGACGGTAGATGGGGTCGGCCACGTCCCCGGCGGCAAAAAGACCCGGCACCGAGGTGAAGATTTCGTCCTTCACCGCCACGTAGCCATCCGGGCGCAGCTCTACCAGGCCATTGAGGAAGCCGGTGTTGGGCTCGTGCCCGATGAAGACGAAGACCCCGTCGGTGGGGTAGTCGTAGACCTCGCCGGTCTTGAGGTTCCGAAGGCGCACCCCCGTCACCGCTTCCTCACCCAATACCTCCTCCACCACGGTGTCCCAGATGAAGTGCATCTTGGGGTTGGCGAAGGCCCGGGCCTGGGCGGTCTTGTTGGCCCGCAGGGTGTCGCGGCGGTGCACCAGGGTCACCTTGTTGGCGAACTTGGTGAGGAAGAGCCCCTCCTCCACCGCGGCGTCGCCCCCGCCCACCACCACCACTTCCTTGCCCCGGTAGAAGAAGCCGTCGCAGGTGGCGCAGGTGCTCACCCCGCGCCCGTAGAACTTCTCCTCGCCGGGCACGCCCAGCTTTTTGGGGTTGGCCCCGGTGGCCAGGATGATCACCCGGGCTTTGTAGTCCTGCTCGTAGCCCCGCACCACGAAGCCCTCGGGGGTTTTCTCGAGGCCCTGGGCCTCGTCCATCACGATCTCGGCCCCAAAGCGCTTGGCCTGCTGCACCATGCGCTCGGAAAGCTCGGCCCCGCTGATGGGCTCGGGGAAGCCAGGGTAGTTCTCTACCTCCTCGGTCTGGGCGATCTGCCCTCCGGGCAGGCCTTTTTCCAGGATGAGGGTCTTGAGGTTGGCCCGGCCCGTGTAGATGCCGGCAGTGAGGCCGGCAGGGCCGCCCCCGATGATCACCACGTCGTAGCTCTGGCTCATGGCAAGGTCTCCTCTATAGCCAGCATACGCCGGCCGCTTGCCCTTGAGTATAGCATACCCCCTGGGGATATATAGCCAGGACAAATTACCCCCACAGGGCAACCGCAAAGTCATAAGCCAATAAGCCTAAGGAGATAGGAATCGTCCCAGCTAGCCCTGGCACGCTTGGTCTCGATACCCGCCTTGATGGATTTGTCTTGCTTGAGGATGTTGAGGGCGATATGACGGATGACCGCGAAGTTGGCTTGGGCATTGTTCTTTCTGGCCCGGCTGAGGTCGTCGTTGAACTCAATCCCCCAGTGGAGACGAATCGCTCGCATGAC
This genomic stretch from Calidithermus timidus DSM 17022 harbors:
- the trxB gene encoding thioredoxin-disulfide reductase encodes the protein MSQSYDVVIIGGGPAGLTAGIYTGRANLKTLILEKGLPGGQIAQTEEVENYPGFPEPISGAELSERMVQQAKRFGAEIVMDEAQGLEKTPEGFVVRGYEQDYKARVIILATGANPKKLGVPGEEKFYGRGVSTCATCDGFFYRGKEVVVVGGGDAAVEEGLFLTKFANKVTLVHRRDTLRANKTAQARAFANPKMHFIWDTVVEEVLGEEAVTGVRLRNLKTGEVYDYPTDGVFVFIGHEPNTGFLNGLVELRPDGYVAVKDEIFTSVPGLFAAGDVADPIYRQLSTSVGAGTRAAMMAERYLAEQEHAAAH